In Armatimonadota bacterium, a single genomic region encodes these proteins:
- a CDS encoding glutamate synthase-related protein, producing MILEADACGIGFLASRKGVAQRRVVEQAIELTKNFDHRGAPGHGSGFQIDIPWGLLLDRFKDHTKLVAQHDVALGMFFLPFDSKVRQKCIEEVERISALAGVRVLDWKDVPVNPSALPEGSSALRTLPRVRQALFKRPDNMSEEGWFACRYLLRLALDEAITAFAGDEFSICSLSNRTVVYKGLCDLSRIADFYTDLQNDDFKSRYVLFHSRYCTNTTTAWRRAQPFWSIAHNGEISTINGNVAWMQAIGKDLVRNLVERFPSLDTLSQLVNSIVCPRGSDTANLDDMMIALLAGGMSFEQAMLGLLPSAESVLAQDDPLRDFYKAARVYLGACDGPAALVGCDGDVAVAHLDRNGLRPLWAQVSKDFVLAVSELTGTIDIGEIEEQRVLGPGETVLINLNNGRVSMDEKVREEVAREPFPSPVARIAQASAVEPTEKPTKEDLLSYQLAFGMTKEDIEVLLEPMSKTGKPPLGAMGDDTPMAAMLDTLPRRIEDHFKLRFAQETSPPIDPIRDAWVFDTTITLGDRSGLWRTAYGRLYSFDNPILSSGEVNWLKVQPSVAKISLLVSFGDDLEDAMDKKLKEAMEAAEGTNVLLITDVAPTHNQIALSSLRFVSRLHSMLVEQGLRHRVGLAAEVGIWDVHHCALHISLGVDAISPWLGIASVEDEPKYLKALRSGLLEAQSMMGVTPAAAYTGARLIEAIGLSFEFLNKEFPGVPGHISGIGANILNSEWRQFHLNAFDPEAALVDAGEFRHTRDGRKHANNAEIVRSLQSASGYSKKIHEHKPGTYEAYQSYSTLVSNRTPLNLLDLVQIKKGDAVPVDEVDSIESIVWRFMAPGMSEGALSEPAHRTVARAFNILFRHARLKGNFQGVGPIANSGEGGFDKTRIKRPDGNRSVQYAGGRFTITPMTAACADEAEVKFAQGAKPGKGGQLPGKKVSPTVALRRGCEPGYELVSPPINHNLYSIEDVKLMVESWRFLNPKVNCALKFVATTGIEMVAVGGVNTGANRIHISDGCGGTGAAKRVDQKHAGLPAAAVLGSVHDMLIEEGVRHLVEVSADGGVQNGEQVLKLFLLGADKVGFGTSLLVAIGCSMLRKCHLSGIDPTDPNGKRRLGCTPGVATQDPEFIARFSGKAKHIARYLTFIAQEVRERMAEAGIRHLDDVIGNRNFLESKPGITGKAALLDLAALTGAPGEHCEWRDYRAQTEANMPKHRRQELDAVTYMFDKGKSIEIDEMLTNADRCVGVGAAGMIARKHGDQGLPKGPLLFIHRGSAGHYYAAYSLPGMEFHLRGNIADSAFTAAYGGLLVVSPPRRRTGLSLVGSCFGYGARGGEAFIAGRAGNRFGICLRKNHEGGSPTLVVEGVGANAFQYMTGGTALVLGSTGPNLGSGMSGGTVYLLDPTPESLNQDYVGLNEPTAEDTIKIKQLLETHFKQTESAVAEKLLVNFDLSRFKVVKTNLVPEWLPEWSQERTAQVL from the coding sequence ATGATTCTGGAAGCAGATGCCTGCGGAATCGGTTTTCTCGCTTCGCGAAAGGGCGTCGCCCAAAGGCGCGTCGTCGAACAAGCAATCGAGCTAACCAAGAACTTTGACCACCGGGGGGCGCCCGGCCACGGCTCCGGATTCCAAATCGACATCCCCTGGGGCCTCCTGCTCGACCGCTTCAAGGACCACACCAAGCTCGTCGCCCAACACGACGTCGCCCTCGGAATGTTCTTCCTCCCGTTCGACAGCAAGGTCCGCCAAAAGTGTATCGAAGAAGTCGAGCGCATCTCCGCGTTGGCCGGGGTGAGGGTCCTCGACTGGAAAGACGTCCCGGTCAATCCGTCCGCGTTGCCGGAAGGCTCGTCCGCCCTCCGAACCCTCCCCAGAGTCCGCCAAGCCCTCTTCAAGCGCCCCGACAACATGAGCGAGGAAGGCTGGTTCGCCTGCCGTTACCTCCTCCGTCTTGCGCTCGACGAAGCCATCACTGCCTTCGCCGGAGACGAATTCTCAATCTGCTCGCTCTCCAATCGAACCGTCGTCTACAAGGGCCTCTGCGACCTCTCCCGAATCGCCGACTTCTACACCGACCTCCAAAACGACGACTTCAAGAGCCGCTACGTCCTTTTCCACAGCCGCTACTGCACCAACACCACCACCGCCTGGCGACGCGCCCAGCCGTTCTGGTCCATCGCTCACAACGGCGAAATTTCGACGATCAACGGAAACGTCGCTTGGATGCAAGCCATCGGCAAAGACCTCGTCCGCAACCTCGTCGAGCGTTTCCCTTCGCTAGACACCCTTTCCCAACTGGTCAACTCCATCGTCTGTCCTCGAGGCTCTGACACCGCGAATCTTGACGACATGATGATCGCCCTCCTGGCGGGCGGAATGAGCTTTGAGCAAGCCATGCTTGGTCTTCTCCCGTCTGCGGAATCGGTGCTTGCTCAGGACGATCCGCTCAGAGATTTCTACAAAGCCGCCCGTGTTTATCTCGGAGCCTGTGATGGCCCTGCCGCCCTCGTGGGCTGCGACGGAGACGTCGCCGTAGCCCACCTCGACCGCAACGGTCTTCGTCCGCTCTGGGCGCAAGTCTCCAAAGACTTCGTCCTCGCCGTCTCCGAGCTCACCGGCACGATCGACATCGGCGAAATCGAGGAGCAACGCGTCCTCGGCCCCGGCGAAACCGTGCTCATCAACCTCAACAACGGCCGGGTCTCGATGGACGAAAAGGTCCGCGAAGAAGTCGCCCGTGAGCCCTTCCCATCCCCGGTCGCCCGAATCGCCCAAGCCAGCGCCGTCGAGCCAACGGAAAAACCAACCAAAGAAGACCTTCTCAGCTACCAACTCGCCTTCGGAATGACCAAGGAAGACATCGAAGTCCTCCTCGAACCAATGTCCAAAACCGGCAAACCTCCGCTGGGGGCAATGGGAGACGATACGCCAATGGCGGCGATGCTCGACACCCTCCCCCGGCGGATCGAAGACCACTTCAAGCTCCGCTTCGCCCAAGAAACCAGCCCCCCGATCGACCCCATTCGCGACGCTTGGGTATTCGACACCACAATCACCCTCGGCGACCGCTCTGGTCTCTGGCGAACCGCCTACGGCCGCCTCTACTCGTTTGACAATCCGATCCTGAGCTCAGGAGAAGTAAATTGGCTCAAAGTCCAGCCATCGGTCGCCAAAATCTCCCTCCTAGTCTCCTTCGGCGACGATCTCGAAGACGCGATGGACAAGAAGCTCAAGGAAGCAATGGAAGCCGCAGAAGGCACCAACGTCCTCCTCATCACCGACGTTGCTCCCACCCACAACCAAATCGCCCTCTCCTCGCTGAGATTTGTCTCGCGACTTCACTCAATGCTCGTCGAGCAGGGGCTGCGCCACCGCGTCGGCCTCGCCGCCGAAGTCGGAATCTGGGACGTCCACCACTGCGCCCTCCACATCTCCCTCGGCGTCGATGCGATCTCCCCTTGGCTCGGCATCGCATCGGTCGAGGACGAACCCAAGTACCTCAAAGCCCTCCGCTCCGGCCTCCTCGAAGCCCAATCCATGATGGGCGTCACCCCCGCCGCCGCCTACACCGGGGCGCGGCTCATCGAGGCCATCGGTCTCTCGTTCGAGTTCCTCAACAAGGAGTTCCCCGGAGTCCCTGGCCACATCTCCGGGATCGGAGCCAACATCCTCAACTCCGAATGGCGGCAATTCCACCTTAACGCCTTCGATCCCGAAGCCGCCCTTGTGGACGCCGGTGAATTCCGCCACACCCGCGACGGCCGCAAGCACGCCAACAACGCCGAAATCGTCCGCTCGCTCCAAAGCGCCAGCGGCTACTCGAAGAAGATCCACGAACACAAGCCGGGTACCTATGAGGCGTACCAGTCGTACTCCACCTTGGTTTCAAACCGCACCCCGCTCAACCTCCTCGACCTCGTCCAGATCAAAAAGGGCGACGCCGTACCCGTCGACGAAGTCGATTCAATCGAATCCATCGTCTGGCGCTTCATGGCCCCCGGCATGAGCGAAGGCGCCCTCAGCGAACCCGCCCACCGAACTGTCGCCCGCGCCTTCAACATCCTCTTCCGCCACGCCCGCCTCAAAGGCAACTTCCAAGGCGTCGGCCCTATCGCAAACTCCGGCGAAGGCGGATTCGATAAGACAAGAATCAAACGACCCGACGGCAACCGTTCCGTCCAGTACGCTGGCGGCCGATTCACAATCACCCCCATGACCGCCGCCTGCGCCGACGAAGCCGAGGTCAAATTTGCCCAAGGCGCCAAGCCCGGCAAAGGCGGCCAACTTCCCGGCAAAAAGGTCTCGCCAACGGTCGCCCTCAGACGAGGCTGCGAACCCGGCTACGAACTTGTCAGCCCTCCCATCAACCACAACCTCTACTCCATCGAGGACGTCAAGCTGATGGTCGAAAGCTGGCGATTCCTCAATCCCAAAGTCAACTGCGCCCTCAAGTTCGTCGCCACCACCGGAATCGAAATGGTCGCCGTTGGCGGAGTCAATACCGGCGCAAACCGAATCCACATCAGCGACGGCTGCGGCGGAACTGGTGCCGCCAAACGAGTTGACCAAAAGCACGCCGGACTCCCTGCCGCCGCCGTCCTCGGCTCGGTCCACGACATGCTCATCGAGGAGGGCGTGCGCCACCTCGTCGAAGTCTCCGCCGACGGCGGAGTCCAGAACGGCGAGCAAGTCCTCAAACTCTTCCTCCTCGGCGCCGACAAAGTCGGATTCGGAACCTCGCTCCTCGTTGCGATCGGCTGTTCCATGCTGCGAAAGTGCCACCTCAGCGGAATCGATCCAACCGATCCGAACGGAAAGAGAAGACTCGGCTGCACCCCCGGAGTCGCAACCCAGGACCCCGAGTTCATCGCCCGTTTCAGCGGCAAAGCCAAGCACATCGCCCGCTACCTCACCTTCATCGCTCAAGAAGTCCGCGAGCGAATGGCCGAAGCCGGAATCCGCCACCTCGACGACGTCATCGGCAACCGAAACTTCCTCGAATCGAAACCCGGGATCACCGGCAAAGCTGCCCTCCTCGACCTCGCCGCCCTCACCGGAGCCCCCGGCGAGCATTGCGAATGGCGCGACTACCGCGCCCAAACCGAAGCCAACATGCCCAAGCATCGCCGTCAAGAGCTTGACGCGGTGACCTACATGTTCGACAAGGGCAAGAGCATCGAGATCGACGAAATGCTCACCAACGCCGACCGCTGCGTCGGAGTCGGCGCCGCCGGAATGATCGCTCGCAAACACGGCGACCAAGGCCTCCCCAAAGGCCCACTGCTATTCATCCACCGAGGCTCCGCCGGACACTACTATGCGGCCTACTCGCTCCCCGGAATGGAGTTCCACCTCCGAGGAAACATCGCCGACTCCGCCTTCACTGCCGCCTATGGCGGGCTCCTTGTCGTTTCCCCGCCCCGACGAAGAACCGGTCTCTCCCTCGTCGGCTCATGCTTCGGTTACGGAGCCCGGGGCGGAGAAGCCTTCATCGCCGGCCGCGCCGGAAACCGATTCGGAATCTGCCTCCGCAAGAACCATGAAGGCGGCTCGCCCACGCTCGTCGTCGAAGGCGTTGGCGCCAACGCCTTCCAATACATGACCGGGGGCACCGCCCTCGTCCTCGGCTCAACCGGCCCCAACCTCGGCTCCGGGATGAGCGGCGGAACTGTGTACCTCCTCGACCCAACCCCCGAAAGCCTCAACCAAGACTACGTCGGCCTCAACGAACCAACCGCCGAAGACACCATCAAAATCAAACAGCTCCTCGAAACCCACTTCAAGCAAACCGAAAGTGCCGTCGCCGAGAAGCTTCTAGTAAACTTCGACCTGAGCCGTTTCAAAGTCGTGAAGACCAATCTGGTGCCCGAATGGCTCCCAGAATGGTCCCAAGAACGAACGGCTCAAGTTCTCTGA
- a CDS encoding aldose epimerase family protein, which yields MQTKFGEFEGNPVSLYTLKNKNGMVAKIMDYGATVVSLTAPDRTGKLGEVTLGFDEFENYPEKSPYFGCTVGRFGNRIAKGKFKIDGKEYSLPINNGPNSLHGGTKGFDKMMWKVLRKPTPKNASIVFHLTSPDGDQGYPGKLEVTVTYTLTSKNELKIDYRATTDKATHVNLTNHTYFNLEGPSAKDNTGHKVQILSDYITPVSAELIPTGKLMPVKGTAFDLRKPTVIAKGIDADNEQIKFGGGYDHNWVLKGRGLRKVAAVHEPKTGRYMEVMTTEPGIQFYSGNFLDGTLTGHGGATYVKRFGFCLETQHYPDSPNHPNFPSTLLRPGKTYRTTTVYKFSAR from the coding sequence ATGCAGACAAAATTCGGTGAATTCGAAGGGAACCCGGTCTCCCTTTACACTCTCAAGAACAAGAACGGAATGGTCGCAAAGATCATGGATTACGGCGCAACCGTCGTCTCCCTCACCGCGCCCGACCGCACCGGAAAGCTCGGTGAAGTCACCCTCGGGTTCGATGAGTTCGAGAATTACCCCGAAAAGAGCCCCTACTTCGGCTGCACCGTCGGCCGATTCGGCAACCGAATCGCCAAAGGCAAGTTCAAAATCGACGGCAAAGAGTACTCGCTCCCCATCAACAACGGCCCCAACTCGCTCCACGGCGGAACCAAAGGCTTCGACAAAATGATGTGGAAGGTCCTGAGAAAGCCAACGCCAAAGAACGCCAGCATCGTCTTCCACCTCACCTCGCCCGACGGCGACCAGGGGTACCCTGGCAAGCTCGAAGTCACCGTGACCTACACGCTCACCTCAAAAAACGAGCTGAAGATCGACTACCGCGCAACCACCGACAAGGCCACCCACGTCAACCTGACGAACCACACCTACTTCAACCTCGAAGGTCCAAGCGCCAAGGATAACACCGGACACAAGGTGCAAATCCTCAGCGACTACATCACCCCCGTCTCGGCCGAGCTCATCCCAACCGGAAAGCTCATGCCCGTCAAAGGAACCGCCTTCGACCTCCGCAAGCCAACCGTCATCGCCAAAGGCATCGATGCGGATAACGAGCAAATCAAGTTCGGCGGCGGATACGACCACAACTGGGTCCTCAAGGGCCGCGGACTCCGAAAGGTCGCCGCTGTCCACGAACCCAAGACCGGTCGCTACATGGAAGTCATGACCACCGAACCCGGAATCCAGTTCTACAGCGGGAACTTCCTCGACGGAACCCTCACTGGCCACGGCGGAGCAACCTACGTCAAGCGCTTCGGTTTCTGCCTCGAAACCCAGCACTACCCCGACTCCCCCAACCACCCCAACTTCCCGTCGACGTTGCTGCGGCCCGGGAAGACGTATCGAACCACAACCGTCTACAAGTTCTCCGCGCGTTGA
- the bla gene encoding class A beta-lactamase yields MKKARKLPIEMLASYLLATLVTTQKSSPSLAQLDAATSGRLGAFVTDGKRVVASRPDERFSLQSVMKLVAAMAAFDAIDRGKLSLATKFTVGYEDMSMSHQPLAARVGPGKTTVVTVRELIELAVQQSDSMAVDVLVDKLGGIGVVQSFLRRKGITGVRVDRTERILQCETVGVKWKPSFRVEGVYDKEVAAMSPKARTAAQKRYMADPRDTATPRGFGYLLVKLATGKLLSKSSTEELLKVMEGTQTYPERLANSVPAPWKFGHKTGSSGTWNGMAVATNDVGIARDDSGRFVVIVCFLGDAKGDMDARNATIAKVPGASGLFGR; encoded by the coding sequence GTGAAAAAAGCTCGTAAGCTACCGATTGAGATGCTTGCCAGTTACCTCCTCGCGACGCTAGTCACGACTCAGAAATCCTCACCGAGCCTTGCCCAACTGGATGCTGCAACATCTGGCCGTCTCGGCGCATTCGTTACCGATGGGAAGCGGGTGGTTGCGAGCCGTCCTGACGAAAGGTTCTCGCTCCAGAGCGTGATGAAGCTGGTGGCTGCGATGGCGGCGTTTGATGCCATTGATCGGGGAAAGCTGAGTTTGGCGACTAAGTTCACTGTGGGGTACGAGGATATGTCGATGAGCCATCAGCCACTGGCGGCGCGGGTTGGACCGGGGAAAACGACGGTTGTGACGGTTCGCGAGTTGATTGAGCTCGCGGTTCAGCAGAGCGATTCGATGGCAGTGGATGTGTTAGTCGATAAGCTCGGAGGAATTGGGGTCGTTCAGTCGTTTTTGCGCCGGAAGGGGATCACAGGGGTTCGCGTGGATCGGACGGAGCGGATCTTGCAATGCGAGACGGTTGGGGTGAAGTGGAAGCCTTCGTTTCGGGTCGAGGGTGTTTATGATAAGGAGGTCGCCGCCATGTCGCCAAAGGCTCGGACAGCAGCACAGAAGCGATACATGGCCGACCCGCGCGACACGGCGACGCCTCGGGGATTTGGGTATTTGCTCGTGAAGCTGGCGACGGGCAAGCTGCTGAGCAAGAGTTCGACGGAGGAGCTTTTGAAGGTGATGGAAGGCACTCAGACCTATCCCGAGCGGCTCGCGAATAGCGTTCCCGCTCCCTGGAAGTTTGGTCACAAGACGGGCTCCTCGGGAACCTGGAACGGGATGGCGGTGGCGACAAACGACGTGGGGATTGCTCGGGATGATTCCGGGCGATTTGTCGTGATTGTTTGCTTCCTGGGGGATGCGAAGGGGGACATGGACGCTCGGAACGCGACTATCGCGAAGGTTCCGGGGGCGTCGGGGTTGTTTGGGCGGTAA